Proteins from a genomic interval of Polaribacter sejongensis:
- a CDS encoding SprT-like domain-containing protein has translation MNSSYKDFVPSKAIPFIEFLINEHSFTLKIVNQRETKHGDFRQLPDGRFQITVNNNLNKYQFLLTLVHEIAHHVTHQKFGRVQPHGKEWKMVFQHLMLPFLRPEIYPMEMLPFLARYFKNPKASTDTDADLSLALRGNVAETGKHFIFDIPFGSLFVFKNTIYKRGNKRRTRYECMNMSNKKVYLFNQNVEIEFYKNG, from the coding sequence TTGAATTCAAGTTACAAAGATTTCGTTCCTTCAAAAGCAATTCCGTTTATAGAGTTTCTTATAAACGAGCATTCTTTTACGCTAAAAATTGTTAACCAGAGAGAAACAAAACATGGTGATTTTAGACAATTACCCGACGGAAGATTTCAAATTACCGTAAATAATAACCTTAATAAATATCAGTTTTTACTTACGCTAGTTCATGAAATTGCACATCATGTTACGCATCAAAAATTTGGACGCGTGCAGCCTCATGGCAAAGAGTGGAAAATGGTTTTTCAGCATTTAATGTTGCCTTTTTTACGGCCAGAAATTTATCCCATGGAAATGTTGCCTTTTTTAGCAAGGTATTTTAAAAACCCTAAAGCAAGTACAGATACTGATGCAGATTTATCATTAGCTTTAAGAGGTAATGTAGCAGAAACGGGCAAACATTTTATTTTTGACATCCCTTTTGGCAGTTTATTTGTATTTAAAAACACCATCTACAAAAGAGGAAACAAACGTAGAACCCGATATGAATGCATGAATATGAGCAATAAAAAAGTATATCTATTCAACCAAAATGTAGAAATTGAATTCTACAAAAATGGTTAG
- a CDS encoding SDR family NAD(P)-dependent oxidoreductase translates to MKNIVITGTSRGIGFELAKQFAESGHQVLALSRNTKPLSEFNHKNITLISVDLSVNSDLEKVTDYVKNNWQQVDILINNAGKLINKPFTDLSSDDFLEVYKVNVFAVAEITKLMIPFMQKGSHVVTISSMGGIQGSMKFPGLAAYSSAKGAVITLSELLAEEYKEQQIAFNVLALGAVQTEMLEEAFPGYEAPTSATEMANYIFDFSLTGNKFYNGKVLQVSSSTP, encoded by the coding sequence ATGAAAAACATTGTAATTACAGGTACTAGTAGAGGAATTGGTTTTGAACTCGCTAAACAGTTTGCAGAAAGCGGACATCAAGTATTAGCCTTATCTAGAAACACAAAACCACTATCTGAGTTTAATCATAAAAACATTACTTTAATTTCTGTTGATTTATCTGTAAATTCAGATTTAGAAAAAGTAACCGATTATGTTAAAAATAATTGGCAACAAGTTGATATTTTAATCAATAATGCTGGTAAATTAATAAACAAACCATTCACCGATTTATCTTCGGATGATTTTTTAGAAGTCTACAAAGTAAATGTTTTTGCCGTTGCCGAAATTACAAAATTAATGATTCCGTTTATGCAAAAAGGAAGTCATGTAGTTACAATTAGTTCTATGGGCGGAATTCAAGGAAGCATGAAATTCCCTGGATTAGCAGCATATTCATCCGCCAAAGGCGCCGTAATTACCTTGTCAGAATTATTAGCAGAAGAATATAAAGAACAACAAATTGCTTTTAATGTTTTGGCTTTAGGAGCTGTGCAAACAGAAATGTTAGAAGAAGCTTTCCCAGGATACGAAGCACCTACCTCTGCCACAGAAATGGCGAATTATATTTTTGATTTCTCTTTAACAGGAAATAAATTTTATAACGGAAAAGTATTACAAGTATCCTCTTCAACTCCGTAA